One genomic segment of Catalinimonas alkaloidigena includes these proteins:
- a CDS encoding pyridoxamine 5'-phosphate oxidase family protein has translation MGKKLEKITPALKAFIQKQKIFFVATAMAEGHVNLSPKGMDTFRVLDANRVMWLNLTGSGNETATHLIHDKRITVMFCAFEGKPLILRLYGTARVYHHRNQEWKEHIQLFAPHAGSRQLIDIQVAMVQTSCGMAVPYMDYQGERESLKIWAEKKGEEGIKEYWKEKNTRSLDGHPSEIFG, from the coding sequence ATGGGAAAGAAGCTTGAGAAAATTACTCCCGCATTAAAGGCATTTATACAAAAGCAAAAAATATTTTTTGTCGCTACTGCAATGGCCGAGGGTCATGTAAACCTCTCACCCAAGGGCATGGATACTTTTCGCGTATTGGATGCCAATCGTGTGATGTGGCTTAACCTTACCGGAAGTGGAAATGAAACGGCTACGCATCTGATACATGATAAGCGGATTACGGTCATGTTTTGTGCTTTTGAAGGGAAACCCCTTATTCTCAGACTTTATGGAACAGCCAGGGTGTATCATCATAGAAATCAGGAATGGAAGGAACACATTCAATTGTTTGCTCCCCATGCGGGCAGCAGACAGCTAATAGATATCCAGGTAGCAATGGTACAGACATCCTGCGGTATGGCGGTGCCTTACATGGATTATCAGGGTGAAAGAGAATCCCTTAAAATATGGGCTGAGAAAAAAGGAGAAGAGGGGATTAAAGAATACTGGAAAGAAAAAAATACGAGAAGTCTTGATGGTCACCCCAGCGAGATTTTCGGATAA
- a CDS encoding RrF2 family transcriptional regulator, whose translation MLSKKAKYGINALVYLAKKYEQGPLLIGDIARHENIPKKFLEAILLDLKNAGVLGSKKGRGGGYYLIKSPDEVNMADVVRLFDGAIGFLPCVTHRYYERCEECKDEKVCGIRSLFKEVRDQTVNLLKNNSLSDIIAREHAIVEQGSE comes from the coding sequence ATGCTTTCAAAAAAAGCCAAGTATGGAATCAACGCCCTGGTCTATTTGGCCAAAAAATATGAGCAGGGGCCTCTGCTGATAGGGGATATTGCCAGGCATGAGAACATCCCTAAAAAATTTCTGGAAGCAATTTTACTTGATCTTAAAAATGCAGGAGTCCTTGGCAGTAAGAAGGGAAGAGGGGGAGGGTATTATCTGATCAAATCTCCAGATGAGGTCAACATGGCTGATGTAGTACGGCTGTTTGATGGCGCGATTGGTTTCCTGCCTTGTGTCACCCATCGTTACTATGAGCGTTGTGAAGAATGTAAGGACGAAAAAGTCTGTGGAATCCGGAGCTTGTTTAAGGAAGTACGAGATCAGACCGTCAATCTTTTGAAAAACAATTCCTTATCTGACATTATCGCACGAGAACACGCGATCGTTGAGCAGGGGAGCGAATAG